actcccccccccccattttttgatgttagaaatgggggggggttccctcttaaatccagagttctcttccttttgtGTAAATGCAGGCACAACCTGTGCTTACCCTCCATTTTTTAAGAGGGTCGTCTTACAttcagtcatcttctattcaagtaaatacaAGTAGTTTGGCCCTTAAGCTAATCTATAAGAAGGAACGTGGAAGTTCATGTGCGATGCTGCTGCACAATATATTACAAGATCTTTGGGTGCCCATGCTGTCCTGGTTGTGCCCAGGACACAAAACAGATGTTGCTCTCATCCCACTCTAGCACACTACTGAATTAAAGTACATGATAAAGAGACAAAAACAGAAGCAGCTTTGTGTTTACCTGTGATCTGCAATTCAGACATTCTTTATTGCTAGAAATTCTGTTTGCTGTTGTCTTCTCAAATTAATTGACTACAGTTTTTTGGAGAATCTTGCACGACAACTTAGCTGTACAACAAGCAGGACAATCAAGAGCTTCTGGAGGTTCTGCCAAAATCCTCCATTCCCCTATGTTTTGATCGAGCATGTATGCCTGGCGATTGATCGTATATTCCTCTGGGCGTTTGTCACCCGGACAAATGAGtccaccacacacaaacaccttgTTCTTCCCAACAGAGCACACTGCATGCGACAGATCCAAGCTATAGTTATTTGGCAAAAGAGGCACAAGGCTTGTGGATTTGTTCATTTTAACCTTCTGCAGGTTTATTTCCACACTCTCTTTGTGGCTCTGTACACACAAGATGTTCTCCTGCGGAAAGAACAGCAAAGGCTTGTGGTTGAACTGAATAGGAAATGTGATGTACTGCACCACGTTTCTGGTTTGAGTGTCAAAGCAATCCACCACGCCCACGCGGGAGAAGCGCCCATTCACCAAGCATCTCCCCGTCACAATGTAAATTGTTTTCTCTTCCTTGGTGATCAGAGCAGTGGCATCCATAGGTATGCTCATCTTCCCAGCAAGAATCCACTTCTCTTTCCCATCATCATACTTGTAGATACTCGAAATGTATTTTCTTGGGGCTGTGCTCCCTCCAATGGAGTATACTGCCCCCCCACAAGTCACCATGGTGTGGAAGACCAAGCCTACTGGCAGATCCGGAAGCTTGATCCAGGAGTTGGTGTCCATATCATACTTCCAGGCTGTCTTCAACCCAGAGATCTGTTCCGTTGTTCCTCCAGACACATAAATGTATTTCCCTAATGATGTTGCACTGAGAGCAGCTGCTTTGTAAGGCATCTCTGTGAGTTTCAGCCAGATGTTCTCCCCAACGATGTAAGCAAAGACCCCGTTGTTGAACTTCCCCTGCTCTTTTTGTCCTCCTAAAACCACCACAGCATCCACTAATGCCCCTTTCCTTTGGTAAAGCATCAGGCTTTGAGGACTCCCATGTTTCCGGTCACTCAAAACACTCTCTATTCGGGACAGGGGGACAGCGTGGTCGTCAAAGAGCATCACTTCACGGCAAGCAGCATGCAGTGTCTTGTTAGAAATTGCAGTTAAGTGTATGTAAGCAAAATATTTCTTAAAAAACTTCTGCCTCTCAGCCTTTTTGTGATTCACCCACTGGAGGAGAGCCAGGAAGGCTTGGTCCTCATTTTGCACGTGAAGATTATCATCCCTAAGGAGCTTGCCGAAGATGTTAGGAGGACAATACACGAGGTCTACGATCCCCTCAGGGCTTGCCCAGTAGTTAAAGTTGTCTCGTACACTTTCATAGGCACAGGTTCCCACCTCTTTCATGTCATATGTGGTGGCCAAGAGCATGTAGTACAGGCAGTTGTCCTTCCGGAGGGACCTGAGGAGGTAGTCGGAGCAATGGTTTTTTAGGGTCTGGGAACTGAAGTACTTGGCTCCCTTCAGCAGGTCCTCAACGTTCTTCTCTGAAATCACAACCTTCCCAGTATAAAAGTATTCCAGAAGCTGTTCTACCAAGGCAGGGCTCAGGAACTTGTTATCGATGATGATATAGAGTTCGTCATCAGTTTTCATGTCATTGCTGGCTATCAGGTTCCTTATATGGGAGGACACCGCTGCTAAAACATTGAGGTGGGCATAGAAGACCTTCTGGTCCACACTGAGGGCCACGTCACAAAACtctttgtttttcctttgcttGTTGAGAGCCTGCATCATAAAACTGTTGTGGTTCTTTTCTGTAAACTGCATCCTCATGTTGATAGTCAGGCTTGCCTAGAATTAAGGAAGATGGTGTACCCATAGaggactctttgcccagttgttGGAAAGCCCACATTAGGCACAAAGGAGTGATGTCATCAAATATAACTGCCGGGTCACAATTACCTGTGTCATGTACTGAAAAGAACCTTTTCAAGTTACCCCTCTTGTACCAAGAGAGAATCAGTCTCACTGCAGCTAGAAATGGCACAAAAAGAAAGAAGCGCCATAGATAACAGGTAAAGATGCTTCCACGATCTATCAGACATTGCCTATTACTAAGGAAATGTTGGGATCTGGGAAGATGGTGGTTATGTGTTGGTCATAGTCATCCTGGGATCCATTCTAGTCTAATGTATGAGGTTTCACTTCATACAATCCAACTGA
Above is a window of Hemicordylus capensis ecotype Gifberg chromosome 2, rHemCap1.1.pri, whole genome shotgun sequence DNA encoding:
- the CCIN gene encoding calicin, which produces MRMQFTEKNHNSFMMQALNKQRKNKEFCDVALSVDQKVFYAHLNVLAAVSSHIRNLIASNDMKTDDELYIIIDNKFLSPALVEQLLEYFYTGKVVISEKNVEDLLKGAKYFSSQTLKNHCSDYLLRSLRKDNCLYYMLLATTYDMKEVGTCAYESVRDNFNYWASPEGIVDLVYCPPNIFGKLLRDDNLHVQNEDQAFLALLQWVNHKKAERQKFFKKYFAYIHLTAISNKTLHAACREVMLFDDHAVPLSRIESVLSDRKHGSPQSLMLYQRKGALVDAVVVLGGQKEQGKFNNGVFAYIVGENIWLKLTEMPYKAAALSATSLGKYIYVSGGTTEQISGLKTAWKYDMDTNSWIKLPDLPVGLVFHTMVTCGGAVYSIGGSTAPRKYISSIYKYDDGKEKWILAGKMSIPMDATALITKEEKTIYIVTGRCLVNGRFSRVGVVDCFDTQTRNVVQYITFPIQFNHKPLLFFPQENILCVQSHKESVEINLQKVKMNKSTSLVPLLPNNYSLDLSHAVCSVGKNKVFVCGGLICPGDKRPEEYTINRQAYMLDQNIGEWRILAEPPEALDCPACCTAKLSCKILQKTVVN